Genomic segment of Cottoperca gobio chromosome 6, fCotGob3.1, whole genome shotgun sequence:
CAGCAGCTGCTGGGACACAGCAGAACATGGTGGCAATTTGGCTAAATATAGCCGTGCGACAGGCTCCTCGTCAGCTCTTATAACAATAGGAAGGATTATCTGGTCTTGAAAGAATAGTAAAATGCATCTAAAAGCCCCTGAGGACAATTAGACTTTTAACTAAACTGTGAACTAGTTGGATTAATTGTAGAAAACACGATTTAGActcattataattatttattctaGTTTGTAAAACTATGTGGAGCCGTGTTAAAAATACATgcaatgcatttaaaaagagtaaataaaCATTGTTTCTGCTCCAAAGGTACCGTAAACTGCAGTCATGTCTGAGGGGTGAGTATTGACCTCTAAAGAGATTCAAAATTCTGTACACtatttgtttaataaataaaaacatctcttTATATCTTTGACTTTTCTTGACATATGTTGATGAAGACCGGTGAGTCAAAAAGATTTATTTGACAATCATTAATGAATCAGAATCATGCATTTAATTAACGCTTTATTAATGACTTTGAtgtataaagtatttttatCTTTCTCACAGAAAAAGGCAAAATATTCCGCGACACGTAGACTGCTTTTGAAGGTAGGTCTTATAGACCTTTAGACCGCCGTGTTCAACGATATGCCACATGCTTCCAAGACCGCTTGAGTTTTCATTCAGACTTATTAACGCCTCACTATCTTACAGTCTAAACTGCTGAAGAAGGCAGCTTCTATGCTGGTGGCTGAGATTGAACAGAAGAAACACGACAAGGAAAGAGTTGTGAAAGAGAGCTTCCCTCCACTGAATCTTCCAGGTCTGTCAGTCCAGGAACTCCAGGTACTGACACAGCAAATCCTGCTGACTCAGTCattatagagtgctgcagggatgacatatttttgtaggccaacccggaagttagcatcgcactggttcTCTCGACTTttgattattgcagaaaataaggtCTGTGGCAAACAAAGGTTGTTGGTACTTATGCGTTTTGTTCAGCAAGGTAAGCgtcacaaatgaacaccaccACCAAATGCAATCTCCAGAACTAAAGAGCGAACATTAGGCTTTAAACAAACTACACCACGGTCGCATGAGTAGATGAGCTTCCCCGTGTTCAGCGCGATGACGTGTAATGTTCACGACCACCTCcgtagtctcatttagccacttgttagtaACCACCTCACTGAAGTATTTTATACCGTGGAACAAAACGTGAcaatctcttaagcttgtgttaagcacataccttatttcaggcatctaaccaaaatcCTACGAGACGAGGGAACTGGAAGTGCAAAACTGGTAACTCATTTCCGGGTTTTAAGAATCATTCCTGCAGAACTCTATTATTATACATCCTCttgacacttttctttttctctacaGGATCTTTGCAAAGAACTATATCGTAAGATTGATGTTGTAGATGAAGCTCGTTATGATTCAGAGCTTAAGGTATCCAAAAATGAGACGGAGGTACAGTGAAAGTTAATCAGTAGGTCACACATAACAGTTCATTCATATATGTATTGACCTATGAGGatgttgaagtgtgtgtttgttgcacaGATCCAGACACTGAATGAGAAGATCAGTGGGCTGAAGGGGACAAAGAGGCCCAACTTGAAGAGGGTGAAGAAAACTACAGACGACATGCTGGGTGCATGCACCGACAACTCCAAACTCATGAAGGCTGATTTCAAGGCCAAACTTAAGAcagtgaagaaggaggaagaaaaggtaAAGCTGGTGGCTGACACAATCGTCCACAAAAATAAGAAACTGCATACAAAGTATATTACAATCACATTATTTATCTTTGCAGAAGGAAGAAGTGAATGATTGGCGTAAGAACGTGGAGGCCATGTCTGGTATGGAGGGTAGGAAGAAGCTGTTTAATGCAGGGCAATAAAAAGGTGCTATGTTAGTAACACATCGGCCCAACCTACACCCTACACCCTAAGCACTAAACCCTCACTGGCTTAATTGACATCACCTGTGTACATAGATGTAATGCTTGAGTGTGTGAGTTCATGAGGGCTCAAATTGGTATAGAAAGGAGGAACGGGACACACCAACGTGACATCACATGTTGATTGAAAACAACGCATTGCCTTTAAGAAAGGGAGCATAATGGcgttaaaaaaaatagtttaaatcttgatttattgtaaacatgtatGTAAAATATACCACTACATGCCATGGATGTAATCATATACATTGTATAGTATACAGTACCCTTTGCATATTGTGCTAAAGAAAAGGCTGATTAGCTTTATGAGTTTGTCTTTTGAAGTGCAGTATGTGTATTATACAGATGAT
This window contains:
- the LOC115009424 gene encoding troponin I, slow skeletal muscle-like: MYKVFLSFSQKKAKYSATRRLLLKSKLLKKAASMLVAEIEQKKHDKERVVKESFPPLNLPGLSVQELQDLCKELYRKIDVVDEARYDSELKVSKNETEIQTLNEKISGLKGTKRPNLKRVKKTTDDMLGACTDNSKLMKADFKAKLKTVKKEEEKKEEVNDWRKNVEAMSGMEGRKKLFNAGQ